The Candidatus Kryptoniota bacterium genome contains a region encoding:
- a CDS encoding phosphatase PAP2 family protein — MSSQQDGRFTLFGNFGNNFIDSFRGANIYLHLAAVASTAIIVTSDVDYNVQHFFNNHPEYGSWARPVVLSGELLPFVAGGSLFAYANIRNDNQALGASFAVLQASMMEFLYNSALKAITGRPNPDWRHNADMDSLSKTFRFGFLRGGIFWGWPSGHTAGTMAVVSALTNYYPNSTWLKVAGYGLVAYTIFGVSATNRGGMHWFSDAVAAALMSYAIGSTIGKYYRNVYNSSKSPSSSITATSAKTIDFNPPLIGFSLRF, encoded by the coding sequence GTGTCGTCGCAACAAGACGGAAGGTTTACACTCTTCGGCAATTTTGGCAACAACTTCATTGATAGTTTCAGAGGTGCCAACATCTATCTTCATCTCGCAGCAGTAGCCTCAACAGCTATAATTGTAACGTCGGACGTCGACTACAACGTGCAACATTTTTTCAACAATCATCCGGAATATGGCAGCTGGGCTCGTCCAGTGGTACTTAGCGGAGAATTACTCCCATTTGTCGCGGGAGGTTCGCTCTTCGCATATGCAAACATCCGAAATGACAATCAGGCGCTTGGTGCCTCGTTTGCTGTGCTCCAGGCATCCATGATGGAGTTCCTTTACAACTCGGCGCTGAAAGCGATAACAGGAAGGCCGAATCCGGATTGGAGACATAATGCGGACATGGACAGCTTAAGCAAAACTTTTAGATTTGGTTTTCTACGTGGAGGAATTTTCTGGGGATGGCCTTCGGGACACACCGCAGGAACGATGGCGGTTGTATCCGCTCTGACAAATTACTATCCAAACAGCACCTGGCTCAAGGTAGCCGGCTACGGGCTTGTGGCATACACGATATTCGGAGTTTCCGCGACAAACCGCGGCGGCATGCACTGGTTCTCAGACGCGGTAGCGGCTGCTCTCATGTCCTACGCTATCGGTTCCACCATCGGCAAATATTATAGGAATGTCTACAATTCATCAAAGAGTCCATCTTCCAGCATCACCGCGACATCGGCGAAGACGATCGATTTTAACCCGCCGTTAATCGGCTTCTCGTTGCGATTTTGA
- a CDS encoding GNAT family N-acetyltransferase, with product MNQEKDDHEKLNIRIANEADSGIVLGFIKDLAEFEKLAKEVRATDEIIRENVFRKKYAEVLIAEYKDLPVGFALYFHNFSTFLGRPGIYLEDLYIRSEFRGKGFGKQLLIYLAKLARQRECGRVEWAVLDWNEKAISFYKSLGAIQLNDWIVNRVTGSALENLADEPCASWIGE from the coding sequence ATGAATCAGGAAAAAGACGATCATGAAAAATTGAATATCAGGATTGCAAATGAGGCCGATTCAGGTATCGTCCTGGGATTCATAAAAGATCTGGCAGAATTTGAAAAGCTCGCCAAAGAAGTGAGGGCTACTGATGAAATAATACGAGAGAACGTTTTCAGGAAAAAATATGCTGAGGTGCTGATAGCTGAATACAAAGATCTTCCGGTCGGCTTCGCACTATACTTTCACAACTTCTCGACTTTTCTTGGGAGGCCCGGAATCTATCTTGAAGATCTTTACATAAGATCCGAGTTTAGAGGAAAGGGATTTGGCAAACAGCTTCTCATATATCTCGCAAAGCTGGCGAGGCAGAGGGAATGCGGGAGAGTTGAGTGGGCTGTCCTCGATTGGAATGAAAAAGCAATCTCATTTTACAAATCGCTGGGAGCGATACAACTGAACGATTGGATCGTCAACAGGGTGACGGGCAGTGCGCTGGAAAACCTCGCGGATGAACCCTGCGCGAGTTGGATAGGCGAGTAA
- a CDS encoding PDZ domain-containing protein, which translates to MKKMFVLVAICLSSLAAEKSTAQIDARMLQYPAVSGTQIVFDYAGDLWVAPKEGGVAARLTTPKGEEILPRFSPDGSLIAFSGNYEGNVDVYVIPSKGGMPVRITHEGYPDRLLDWYPDGKSLLYASSLESGRQRFDQFYKVSVQGGMPEKLSIPYGEFGTVSPDGMKIAYTPMSQAYRTWKRYRGGWAPDIWVYDLANNTAENITNNPANDEFPMWHGNTIYFLSDRGSNERSNIWAYDVITKQTRQVTDFSEFDIHFPSIGPDDIVFENGGRLYLLDLSTEKYREVKMSVVTDEITLMPKTENVEKSVATFNVAPDGKRAMFEARGDVFSVPAENGNVVDLTGTSGVAERYPSWSPDGKYVAYWSDKSGEYELTLKDLTEPSNEKQLTSYGPGFRYRIYWSPDSKKMAFINKAMTIYVYDLEKENTTKVDKEKFAYEGDLEGFTVSWSSDGRWLTYAKDMDNQHRSICVYDVKEGEVHQITNGFYNDNQPTFDPDGKYLYYTTNNTFDPVYSDMDNTFIYPNSTKIAVVTLRADLPSPMAPKNDSTSVKKEEEPKKGDEKKSEEKSKDVKIDFEGIAEREVILPPAAGNYNNLKAVSGKILYLKMPNSGSGEKKKSVLYYDVDKREEKTVADGIDDYMPSADGKKIMFAKTGSYFITDIGPDQKLEKKMPTDQMEMTIDPRAEWKQIFNDVWRFERDYFYDPNMHGVDWNKIRGQYGKLIDNCVTRSDVNYVIGELISEMSSSHTYRGGGDLEVAPQRPVGYLGVDWELANGAYRITRIIRGASWDNDVRSSLDQPGINVKEGDYLLAVNGVPMDPKLDPWAAFEGLAGKTVDLTVNSKPSMDGATHVLVQTMTDESRLRLLAWIEANRSTVEKETDGKIGYVYVQDTGVEGQNDLVRQFLAQIDKQGLIIDERFNSGGQIPDRFIEMLNRQPLAFWAVRDGENWKWPPFGLFGPKVMLINGWSGSGGDAFPDYFKEAGIGPLIGMRTWGGLIGISGVPGLIDGGGITVPTFRMYTPGGKWFAEGHGVDPDIQVVDDPGQLAKGIDPQLEKGIEVVVQLLKDHPLVNPKQPPYEKR; encoded by the coding sequence ATGAAGAAAATGTTCGTTCTAGTTGCGATTTGTCTTTCTTCTTTGGCTGCTGAGAAATCGACTGCCCAAATCGATGCGAGGATGTTGCAGTACCCGGCAGTGTCCGGAACTCAGATCGTCTTCGACTACGCAGGGGATTTGTGGGTCGCGCCAAAGGAGGGAGGAGTTGCTGCACGGCTTACAACGCCAAAGGGCGAGGAGATCCTCCCGAGATTTTCTCCGGACGGATCGCTGATAGCGTTCAGCGGCAACTATGAAGGGAACGTGGACGTTTACGTCATCCCTTCGAAAGGCGGTATGCCTGTCAGGATCACTCATGAAGGTTATCCGGACAGGTTGCTCGACTGGTATCCGGACGGAAAATCATTGCTATATGCAAGCTCACTTGAGAGCGGGAGACAGAGGTTCGATCAGTTTTATAAGGTCTCCGTTCAGGGCGGAATGCCTGAGAAGCTTTCCATACCATACGGTGAGTTCGGAACCGTCTCGCCCGACGGAATGAAGATTGCCTACACACCTATGTCGCAGGCGTACAGAACGTGGAAGAGATATCGCGGTGGATGGGCGCCAGACATCTGGGTCTACGACCTTGCAAACAATACCGCGGAGAACATAACCAACAATCCCGCGAACGATGAATTCCCGATGTGGCACGGAAACACGATATATTTTCTCTCGGATCGCGGGTCGAACGAGAGATCGAACATCTGGGCGTACGATGTAATCACAAAACAAACAAGACAGGTGACCGACTTCAGCGAGTTCGATATACATTTTCCCTCGATCGGTCCGGATGACATCGTCTTTGAGAACGGAGGGAGACTCTATCTCCTGGACCTTTCAACTGAGAAATATCGTGAAGTAAAGATGTCGGTGGTTACGGACGAAATTACCCTGATGCCGAAAACCGAAAACGTAGAAAAGAGCGTCGCTACTTTCAATGTTGCGCCGGATGGGAAGCGCGCAATGTTCGAGGCGAGAGGCGACGTGTTTTCCGTGCCTGCCGAAAACGGAAATGTCGTTGACCTTACGGGCACTTCAGGAGTTGCTGAACGATATCCATCCTGGTCGCCTGACGGAAAATATGTCGCATACTGGAGCGACAAATCCGGAGAGTACGAGCTGACATTGAAGGATCTCACCGAACCATCAAATGAAAAACAACTCACGTCTTACGGCCCGGGGTTCAGATACAGGATATACTGGTCGCCGGACAGCAAGAAGATGGCGTTTATCAACAAGGCGATGACGATCTACGTGTACGATTTGGAAAAAGAAAACACAACGAAGGTCGACAAAGAGAAATTTGCGTACGAAGGTGATCTGGAGGGCTTCACGGTTTCATGGTCGTCCGACGGGAGGTGGCTCACATACGCAAAAGATATGGACAACCAGCACAGATCGATTTGTGTGTATGATGTCAAAGAGGGTGAGGTTCACCAGATTACGAACGGGTTTTACAACGACAACCAGCCCACGTTCGATCCGGACGGAAAGTATCTCTACTACACGACGAACAACACATTCGATCCCGTCTACAGCGACATGGACAACACGTTTATATATCCCAACTCGACAAAAATCGCCGTGGTAACTCTGAGAGCCGATCTCCCTTCGCCGATGGCACCAAAGAACGATTCTACTTCAGTGAAGAAAGAGGAAGAACCGAAGAAAGGCGACGAGAAGAAGAGCGAAGAGAAATCTAAAGACGTGAAAATAGATTTCGAAGGAATAGCCGAACGAGAGGTGATTCTGCCGCCTGCGGCTGGTAACTATAACAATCTGAAAGCCGTTTCAGGGAAGATTTTGTACTTGAAGATGCCCAACTCCGGTTCCGGAGAGAAGAAGAAATCGGTTTTGTATTATGATGTCGATAAGCGTGAAGAAAAAACCGTTGCGGACGGAATTGACGATTACATGCCTTCCGCCGACGGCAAGAAGATAATGTTTGCGAAGACCGGGTCTTACTTCATAACTGATATCGGCCCTGACCAGAAGCTCGAAAAGAAAATGCCGACCGATCAAATGGAAATGACAATAGATCCGCGAGCGGAATGGAAGCAGATATTCAACGACGTATGGCGATTTGAAAGAGATTACTTTTATGACCCAAACATGCATGGAGTCGACTGGAACAAGATCCGCGGGCAGTACGGGAAGTTGATCGATAATTGCGTGACGAGATCTGATGTCAACTACGTGATCGGCGAGTTGATTTCCGAGATGAGCTCGTCGCATACATACAGGGGGGGAGGCGATTTGGAAGTAGCGCCGCAAAGACCCGTCGGCTATCTCGGCGTTGATTGGGAACTTGCTAACGGCGCGTACAGGATCACGCGGATCATCAGAGGTGCATCATGGGACAATGACGTAAGGTCGTCTCTCGATCAACCAGGGATCAACGTGAAAGAAGGAGACTACCTCCTCGCGGTAAATGGAGTGCCGATGGATCCGAAGCTGGATCCCTGGGCTGCATTTGAAGGCCTTGCGGGAAAGACCGTCGACCTCACGGTCAATTCAAAACCGTCGATGGATGGCGCCACGCATGTCCTCGTGCAGACCATGACTGATGAGTCCAGACTCCGGTTGCTCGCATGGATCGAAGCGAACAGGTCGACTGTGGAAAAAGAGACGGATGGCAAGATCGGCTACGTATATGTCCAGGACACCGGAGTCGAGGGGCAGAACGATCTCGTCAGACAATTCCTGGCGCAGATTGATAAACAAGGATTAATAATCGACGAGCGTTTCAATAGCGGCGGTCAGATTCCCGACAGGTTCATCGAGATGTTGAATCGCCAGCCGCTTGCTTTCTGGGCTGTCCGCGACGGTGAAAACTGGAAGTGGCCGCCGTTCGGGCTGTTTGGCCCGAAGGTAATGCTCATAAATGGGTGGAGCGGATCGGGCGGCGATGCGTTTCCGGATTACTTCAAGGAAGCCGGAATCGGTCCACTCATCGGAATGCGGACATGGGGAGGGCTCATTGGAATATCCGGCGTGCCCGGACTGATAGACGGCGGCGGAATAACGGTCCCGACTTTCAGGATGTATACACCAGGCGGCAAGTGGTTTGCTGAAGGACATGGAGTAGATCCAGACATTCAGGTTGTCGACGATCCCGGTCAACTTGCAAAAGGAATAGATCCTCAACTTGAAAAAGGAATAGAAGTTGTCGTACAGCTGCTGAAGGATCATCCGCTTGTGAATCCGAAGCAGCCGCCGTATGAGAAGAGATAA